ACGCAGCAAGTGGCTGAGGTGATGACGCAGCAGCAAGGAAGCAGGCTTTCCCATTGCCATCAGCGGATTTAGGATCGGAGCAGTGCAGGCAATTTGCAGAGATTCCGGCAGATTTTGCAGCAATCCGGCAGTGCGGCAAGCTGTTAAGTCGAGAATTTGGTTGCCAATCGCCACTCCAATCCGGGGTTTATCAGCATTGCCTCGTTGAAATACCCCAAATGGCAAATTTTGAATCGGGAAGCCAGTATCCGCTTGATTAGCAGATTCAACCCAGCTTTGTAAATTTGGATCGTGAGTGGCATCAATAGGGCAGATCATAAAAGGTTCAGGGTGTGAAGATCGTCGATCGGCTCTTGGAAGGAACAGGAGCCAAATGAGTGAAAGAACTGCTGTCGAGACTGTTCAACCTCCTGACTTGAGAGATGGCGATTTCGCCAAATGACTTCGGTATCAGTGAACTGAAACGCAGCGATCGATCGTTCTTCCAGCAGTGCGGTTGCTTCATCAGGCGTCATGCTTTGTTGATAGGCAAAAGCTGCAAGAAGTGCGACGTTCAGAAAGCCATGCATCGTTGCGGCAGGACTATCAGGTTGATAGGTTAAGCGATAGTTACCGCGTAGAGGGTGATGTAGTCCAGCCGTTGCCTTAAAAGGAATTCGGGCTTGGGCAAAGGACAAAATCCGTTGACTCAGTTGAGCACTGTCTGGAAATAAATTGCTGGTCATGCCTCCAGTCCGAAGTTTCGCAGCAGTATTGGTCTTTTTTAGAACTTGGAGATAGGGTTCCAGAGCAGCGTCAAACGGAATTTCAAAATAAAGGGGAAGGGTTACTTTAGCAGGTAAATGAAGACAGAGCTGCTCAATTTCAGCCGGAGGCAACGGTGCAACTTCGAGTGCGCGAATTTCGATCGGTTGACTCAACGGTTGACCCAACTGAAAGGCTGCTTGAGAAACCTGCTGGAGCTGCTCTAGTTCTACTGCCCAGTTTCGAGAAAGAATAACGCTCAGCAACCATTGTTTACACAAATGTTTGTCCGAATTTATTTCGGAATTTATTTCAGAATCTATTTTGATAGATGTATTTAGAATCTGAACAAACTCATGCAATCGAGTCGCTGGCAGCACCAATCGATCGACCATCCAGTGATGTGGGGAGGATTGAGCTTGTTTGTAACTTTTCATTGCTTCAGACAGACTCAACTGAGCAGGTGGAAAAAGCCCAGCGTAGTCCACGATCGATATGAGAAGTGGTTTGATTCGCATCAACGGCTGCATCTCCTCAAACCTGGTAATGTTATTATTTTAATTCTGTTTTGCAGTGAATTTGGTAGGAAGACAAGCAGCAGAAAGAAGTCTACCCATAGTCTTACTATTTATCTCTATAGATGCATGAATCCAGTAGATTCTACGAGTATCCTATTGTTAGGTATAGACTGAACCAAGCTTGTTTAAGGATAATTTCTACTGGACGAGCTTAAAAGGTTAAATCTATAATTAGGTTATGGCTTCTTAGTTTAGATAATTCACTAACGCTAAGGAGCCTTAGGCACTTCATCGTCTATCTGATGCTTCAAATTTAGCGATTGCTTGATAAACATTGCTTGATAAACGATCGTGTTTATAAATTTTGTCTGTAATCGTTAAGATTTTGGATTTGCTTCAGTTAGCAATTATCCGATCGCAACTGCTAAAAAAGCTGCAATCCTGATTCAATTTCTAAGTTGATTCTAAGTTGATTCAATGGATTATAGACGGCTAATATCCACAATTCTTCCTCAATGTGGGAGGAACTTCATGACTGATTTTTTTCCAATTCTCTGTTTTGATCACCTTGAGTTCTATGTTGGCAACGCAAGGCAGGCAGCAGGGTTTTATGAAACGTTTTTTGGCTTCACTAACAAAGCGCACCGAGGGCTAGAAACCGGAAGCCGCAAAGTTGCATCGTATGTAATGGAGCAGGGCGCGATTCGGTTTGTCTTGAGTACAGCGTTAAATTCTGATGACCCGATCGCTTATCAAGTTTTGAAGCATGGCGATCATGTGGCAGTGATTGGGTTAGAAGTTCCTAATGCAGTCAGAGCTTATCAACAGGTTACAGCAAGAGGGGCGACTGGGGTAATTCCACCTACGATTGCTGAGGATGAATATGGCATTCTGCGCTATGCGGCGATTCGAGCTTATGGCGATGTGCTCATTAAATTTATCGATCGCCAGGACTACAAAGGAATTTTTGCACCTGAGTTTCAACCCTGCAATACAGCTCATGCCGATCGAGATGTAGGGCTGCAAGCCATTGATCATATTGTGGGCAACGTTGAACTGGGAGCAATGGAATATTGGGTGAAGTTTTTTGCCGAGACGATGGGCTTCCAGCTATTGGTTCAATTTGATGACAAAGCCATCTCAACTGAATATTCGGCGCTGATGTCAAAAGTGGTGCAGGATGGTTCTGGAAAGATTAAATTACCAATTAATGAACCTGCTTTAAGTAAAGGGAAATCACAGATTCAAGAATATCTTGAATATCATCAGGGGCCTGGAGTTCAGCATATTGCCTGCTCCACTCACAATATTATTGAAACCGTGACAAAGCTGCGACAGGCAGGAGTCGAGTTTCTGCGCGTTCCTCAAACCTACTACCGGGAGCTAGAAGCAAGAGTCGGCAGAATTGATGAATCGATCGAGCGGCTTGCAGAACTCGGTATTTTAGTCGATCGCGACCAGGAGGGCTATTTACTGCAAATCTTTACGCAACCTGTTGAAGATCGTCCGACCCTCTTCTTTG
The Trichocoleus sp. genome window above contains:
- the hppD gene encoding 4-hydroxyphenylpyruvate dioxygenase produces the protein MTDFFPILCFDHLEFYVGNARQAAGFYETFFGFTNKAHRGLETGSRKVASYVMEQGAIRFVLSTALNSDDPIAYQVLKHGDHVAVIGLEVPNAVRAYQQVTARGATGVIPPTIAEDEYGILRYAAIRAYGDVLIKFIDRQDYKGIFAPEFQPCNTAHADRDVGLQAIDHIVGNVELGAMEYWVKFFAETMGFQLLVQFDDKAISTEYSALMSKVVQDGSGKIKLPINEPALSKGKSQIQEYLEYHQGPGVQHIACSTHNIIETVTKLRQAGVEFLRVPQTYYRELEARVGRIDESIERLAELGILVDRDQEGYLLQIFTQPVEDRPTLFFEVIERHGAQSFGEGNFKSLFEAIEREQALRGNL